The Gavia stellata isolate bGavSte3 chromosome 1, bGavSte3.hap2, whole genome shotgun sequence genome has a segment encoding these proteins:
- the BCL9 gene encoding B-cell CLL/lymphoma 9 protein isoform X1, giving the protein MNPWCHLSLFSSFFCSVPSSPKSKQEVMVRPPTVMSPSGNPQLDSKFSNQGKQGGSTSQSQPSPCDPKSGGHPPKVLPGPGGSMGLKNGAGNGAKGKGKRERSISADSFEQREAGTPNDDPEIKDCNSADHVKSQDSQHTPHSMTPSNASAPRSSTPSHGLTAALEPASGQKTPSKVVYVFSTEMANKAAEAVLKGQVETIVSFHIQNISNSKAERNTVPLNPQITALRSEPKPLPQPQPPATQDQNPPQNAKMQPTPPVSAPVSKSTGPTCPIDQDSPSVESKVMSVGSPANSTPLQTEGFGQSSTPNNRAVSPVSQGSNSSAADPKGPPQQVSGGDPSNLGENPDGLSQEQLEHRERSLQTLRDIQRMLFPDEKEFAGGQSGGPPPNAGVLDGPQKKPEGPIQAMMAQSQSLGKGSGSRTDGGAPFGPQGHRDMPFSPDEMGPPPMNSQSGPIGPDHLDHMTPEQVAWLKLQQEFYEEKRRKQEQVVVQQCSLQDMMVHQHGPRGVVRGPPPPYQMTPGEGWGPGGPEPFPEGMNMSHSLPPRGMAPHPNMPGSQMRLPGFAGMMNPDIEGPSVPNPASRPGLSGVSWPDEVPKIPDGRNFPPGQGVFSGPGRGERFPNPQGLPEELYQQQLAEKQMGLPPGLNMEGIRPGMEINRMMPSQRHMEPGNNPIFPRMPVEGPMSPSRGDFPKGIPPQMASSRELEFGMGPGSMKGDMGMNVSMGSNPPLVPQKLREAGVGPEEMMKLRPGVSEMLSSQQKMVPLPFGEHPQQEYGMGPRPFLPMSQGPGVGLRNLREQIGPDQRTNNRLSHMPPLPLNPTSNPNSLNTAPPAQRSLGRKPLDISAAGQVHSPGINPLKSPTMRQVQSPMMGSPSGNLKSPQTPSQLAGMLAGPTAAAAAASIKSPPVLGSAAASPVHLKSPSLPAPSPGWTSSPKPPLQSPGIPPNHKASLTMSSPAMLGNVESGGPPPSTVSQSAPVTLPGNLPSSSPYTMPPEPTLSQNPLSIMMSRMSKFAMPSSTPLYHDAIKTVASSDDDSPPARSPNLPPMNSVPGMGINSQNPRISGPNPVGPMPTLSPMGMTQPLSHNNQMPSPNAMGPNIPPHGVPVGPGLMSHNPMMGHSSQESPMVPQGRLGFPQGFPPVQSPPQQVPFPHNGPSGGQGNFPAGMGFHGEGPLGRPTNLPQSSTDPALCKTGGPGGPDSFTVLGNNMPSVFTDPELQEVIRPGATGIPEFDLSRIIPSEKPSQTLQYFPRGEVPGRKQPQGPGPGFSHMQGMIGEQTPRMGLTLPGMGGPGPVGTPDIPLGTAPSMPGHNPMRPPAFLQQGMMGPHHRMMSPAQTAMPGQPALMSNPVAAVGMIPGKDRAPAGLYSHPGPVGSPGMMMSMQGMMGPQQNIMIPPQMRPRGMAADVGMGGFSQGPGNPGNMMF; this is encoded by the exons ATGAATCCGTGGTGTCAtttgtcacttttttcttcctttttttgctctgtCCCTAGTAGCCCCAAATCAAAGCAGGAGGTGATGGTCCGTCCCCCTACAGTGATGTCCCCATCTGGCAACCCCCAGCTGGATTCCAAATTTTCCAACCAGGGCAAACAAGGGGGCTCCACCAGCCAATCCCAGCCCTCTCCCTGTGACCCCAAAAGTGGAGGTCACCCCCCCAAAGTGCTCCCTGGCCCAGGTGGGAGCATGGGGCTGAAGAATGGGGCTGGAAACGGTGccaaggggaaggggaagagagagaggagcaTTTCGGCAGACTCCTTTGAACAGAGGGAAGCTGGGACTCCTAACGATGACCCTGAAATCAAAG ACTGCAATTCTGCTGATCATGTGAAGTCCCAGGATTCTCAGCACACACCACACTCCATGACTCCTTCAAATGCTTCAGCCCCAAGGTCTTCCACACCTTCCCATGGCCTGACTGCTGCTTTGGAGCCAGCAAGTGGGCAGAAGACTCCATCCAAAGTGGTTTACGTCTTTTCTACTGAGATGGCCAACAA GGCTGCAGAAGCTGTGCTGAAGGGACAGGTGGAAACCATCGTGTCCTTTCATATCCAGAACATCTCAAACAGCAAGGCGGAACGAAACACTGTACCCTTG AACCCCCAGATCACTGCACTTCGGAGTGAACCCAAGCCCCtgccgcagccgcagcccccTGCCACCCAGGACCAGAACCCTCCCCAGAACGCCAAAATGCAGCCGACTCCACCCGTGTCAGCGCCAGTATCCAAATCCACTGGCCCCACGTGCCCCATAGATCAGGACAGTCCCAGCGTGGAAAGCAAAGTGATGTCTGTGGGCAGCCCTGCCAACTCTACCCCGTTGCAGACAGAAGGATTTGGGCAGAGTTCAACCCCCAATAATCGAGCAGTTAGCCCAGTTTCCCAAGGTAGCAATAGCTCAGCTGCAGACCCCAAAGGTCCTCCCCAGCAGGTGTCTGGTGGGGACCCATCTAATTTGGGTGAGAATCCAGATGGACTGTCacaggagcagctggagcatCGAGAGCGCTCGTTGCAGACCCTGAGAGACATACAGCGCATGCTTTTCCCTGATGAGAAGGAGTTTGCGGGAGGGCAAAGCGGAGGGCCGCCTCCAAATGCTGGTGTGCTGGATGGTCCCCAAAAGAAACCTGAAGGGCCGATACAGGCCATGATGGCTCAATCCCAAAGTTTAGGCAAAGGGTCAGGGTCTCGGACAGATGGAGGGGCTCCGTTTGGCCCTCAAGGACACAGGGACATGCCCTTTTCCCCAGATGAAATGGGGCCACCACCAATGAACTCCCAGTCAGGACCCATAGGCCCAGACCACCTGGACCACATGACTCCCGAGCAGGTGGCCTGGCTCAAACTGCAGCAGGAGTTTTatgaggagaagagaagaaagcaagagcAGGTGGTTGTGCAGCAGTGTTCCTTGCAGGACATGATGGTCCATCAGCATGGGCCTCGTGGGGTGGTCCGAGGCCCTCCCCCTCCCTACCAGATGAcccctggggagggctggggacctgggggtccAGAGCCCTTCCCTGAAGGCATGAACATGTCGCACTCTCTGCCCCCCAGGGGCATGGCCCCTCATCCCAACATGCCCGGGAGCCAGATGCGCCTGCCTGGTTTTGCAGGAATGATGAACCCTGATATAGAGGGCCCCAGTGTCCCAAATCCTGCTTCCCGGCCTGGGCTTTCGGGAGTTAGTTGGCCAGATGAAGTGCCAAAAATCCCAGATGGACGAAACTTCCCTCCTGGCCAGGGTGTCTTCAGCGGCCCTGGCCGAGGGGAGCGGTTCCCCAATCCACAGGGCCTGCCCGAAGAGCTCtatcagcagcagctggctgagAAACAGATGGGCCTCCCTCCTGGCCTGAACATGGAAGGCATCAGGCCTGGCATGGAGATAAACAGAATGATGCCCTCCCAGAGACACATGGAGCCTGGGAACAACCCCATCTTCCCTCGCATGCCAGTGGAAGGGCCGATGAGCCCCTCCAGGGGGGACTTCCCGAAAGGAATACCCCCACAAATGGCCTCTAGCAGGGAGCTGGAGTTTGGGATGGGCCCCGGCAGCATGAAGGGGGACATGGGCATGAATGTCAGCATGGGATCCAACCCACCCCTGGTCCCTCAGAagctgagggaggcaggagtTGGGCCGGAAGAGATGATGAAACTGCGCCCCGGCGTCTCGGAGATGCTCTCCTCTCAGCAGAAAATGGTGCCGCTGCCGTTTGGGGAGCACCCGCAGCAGGAGTATGGCATGGGTCCCAGGCCTTTCCTTCCCATGTCTCAGGGCCCAGGAGTCGGTCTCCGAAATCTCAGAGAACAGATCGGGCCTGACCAAAGGACTAACAACCGGCTCAGCCACATGCCGCCACTACCTCTCAATCCCACCAGTAACCCTAATAGCCTCAACACTGCTCCCCCTGCACAGCGCAGCCTCGGCCGCAAGCCCTTGGATATCTCCGCAGCTGGTCAGGTGCATTCACCAGGAATCAACCCCCTGAAATCCCCCACGATGCGCCAGGTCCAGTCTCCCATGATGGGGTCTCCCTCAGGGAACCTCAAGTCCCCTCAAACGCCCTCCCAGCTGGCAGGAATGCTTGCGGGCCCCACTGCCGCAGCTGCCGCTGCCTCCATTAAGTCCCCCCCTGTCTTGgggtctgctgctgcttctcctgtcCACCTCAAGTCTCCGTCTCTCCCCGCACCTTCTCCCGGATGGACTTCgtctccaaagcctcctttGCAGAGCCCTGGGATTCCCCCGAACCACAAGGCATCTCTCACCATGTCTTCTCCAGCCATGCTGGGGAACGTGGAGTCGG gTGGTCCACCTCCTTCCACAGTCAGCCAGTCTGCTCCTGTGACTCTCCCTGGAAATCTTCCCTCTAGCAGTCCTTACACAATGCCTCCAGAGCCGACCCTCTCCCAGAATCCCCTCTCCATTATGATGTCCAGGATGTCCAAATTTGCCATGCCTAGCTCTACACCGCTCTATCATGATGCCATCAAAACTGTGGCCAGCTCGGATGATGACTCTCCTCCAGCACGCTCCCCAAACTTGCCACCTATGAACAGTGTACCAG GAATGGGCATTAATTCTCAGAATCCTCGAATTTCAGGTCCAAACCCAGTGGGTCCAATGCCAACCCTTAGCCCAATGGGAATGACCCAGCCTCTTTCCCATAACAACCAGATGCCCTCTCCAAATGCTATGGGACCCAATATACCTCCTCATGGGGTCCCTGTGGGACCCGGCCTGATGTCACACAACCCGATGATGGGGCACAGTTCCCAGGAGTCTCCAATGGTACCTCAAGGACGcctgggcttcccacagggGTTCCCTCCTGTACAGTCCCCTCCACAGCAGGTGCCATTTCCACACAACGGGCCCAGCGGTGGACAAGGCAACTTCCCAGCAGGAATGGGCTTCCACGGAGAAGGACCTCTGGGGCGTCCTACCAACCTGCCCCAAAGTTCGACAGATCCAGCACTTTGCAAGACTGGAGGCCCTGGCGGTCCAGACTCCTTCACTGTTCTTGGAAACAATATGCCTTCAGTTTTCACTGatccagagctgcaggaggtgaTCCGTCCTGGAGCCACGGGAATACCTGAGTTTGACCTGTCCAGGATTATCCCGTCGGAGAAGCCTAGCCAGACACTACAGTATTTCCCTCGTGGGGAGGTGCCAGGCCGCAAGCAGCCACAGGGTCCTGGGCCTGGGTTCTCCCACATGCAGGGGATGATAGGAGAGCAGACCCCGAGGATGGGACTAACGTTGCCTGGCATGGGGGGCCCTGGGCCAGTGGGAACTCCAGATATCCCTCTTGGGACGGCTCCGTCCATGCCAGGTCATAACCCGATGAGACCGCCTGCCTTCCTGCAGCAAGGCATGATGGGGCCACACCACCGCATGATGTCACCAGCACAAACAGCGATGCCTGGCCAGCCCGCGCTAATGAGTAACCCCGTGGCCGCTGTGGGCATGATCCCAGGCAAGGACCGAGCCCCCGCGGGGCTGTACAGCCACCCGGGCCCTGTAGGGTCACCGGGTATGATGATGTCAATGCAGGGCATGATGGGACCCCAACAAAACATCATGATTCCCCCCCAGATGAGGCCCCGAGGTATGGCTGCTGACGTTGGCATGGGAGGATTTAGCCAAGGCCCTGGAAACCCAGGGAACATGATGTTTTAA
- the BCL9 gene encoding B-cell CLL/lymphoma 9 protein isoform X2, giving the protein MHSSNPKVRNSPSGNTQSSPKSKQEVMVRPPTVMSPSGNPQLDSKFSNQGKQGGSTSQSQPSPCDPKSGGHPPKVLPGPGGSMGLKNGAGNGAKGKGKRERSISADSFEQREAGTPNDDPEIKDCNSADHVKSQDSQHTPHSMTPSNASAPRSSTPSHGLTAALEPASGQKTPSKVVYVFSTEMANKAAEAVLKGQVETIVSFHIQNISNSKAERNTVPLNPQITALRSEPKPLPQPQPPATQDQNPPQNAKMQPTPPVSAPVSKSTGPTCPIDQDSPSVESKVMSVGSPANSTPLQTEGFGQSSTPNNRAVSPVSQGSNSSAADPKGPPQQVSGGDPSNLGENPDGLSQEQLEHRERSLQTLRDIQRMLFPDEKEFAGGQSGGPPPNAGVLDGPQKKPEGPIQAMMAQSQSLGKGSGSRTDGGAPFGPQGHRDMPFSPDEMGPPPMNSQSGPIGPDHLDHMTPEQVAWLKLQQEFYEEKRRKQEQVVVQQCSLQDMMVHQHGPRGVVRGPPPPYQMTPGEGWGPGGPEPFPEGMNMSHSLPPRGMAPHPNMPGSQMRLPGFAGMMNPDIEGPSVPNPASRPGLSGVSWPDEVPKIPDGRNFPPGQGVFSGPGRGERFPNPQGLPEELYQQQLAEKQMGLPPGLNMEGIRPGMEINRMMPSQRHMEPGNNPIFPRMPVEGPMSPSRGDFPKGIPPQMASSRELEFGMGPGSMKGDMGMNVSMGSNPPLVPQKLREAGVGPEEMMKLRPGVSEMLSSQQKMVPLPFGEHPQQEYGMGPRPFLPMSQGPGVGLRNLREQIGPDQRTNNRLSHMPPLPLNPTSNPNSLNTAPPAQRSLGRKPLDISAAGQVHSPGINPLKSPTMRQVQSPMMGSPSGNLKSPQTPSQLAGMLAGPTAAAAAASIKSPPVLGSAAASPVHLKSPSLPAPSPGWTSSPKPPLQSPGIPPNHKASLTMSSPAMLGNVESGGPPPSTVSQSAPVTLPGNLPSSSPYTMPPEPTLSQNPLSIMMSRMSKFAMPSSTPLYHDAIKTVASSDDDSPPARSPNLPPMNSVPGMGINSQNPRISGPNPVGPMPTLSPMGMTQPLSHNNQMPSPNAMGPNIPPHGVPVGPGLMSHNPMMGHSSQESPMVPQGRLGFPQGFPPVQSPPQQVPFPHNGPSGGQGNFPAGMGFHGEGPLGRPTNLPQSSTDPALCKTGGPGGPDSFTVLGNNMPSVFTDPELQEVIRPGATGIPEFDLSRIIPSEKPSQTLQYFPRGEVPGRKQPQGPGPGFSHMQGMIGEQTPRMGLTLPGMGGPGPVGTPDIPLGTAPSMPGHNPMRPPAFLQQGMMGPHHRMMSPAQTAMPGQPALMSNPVAAVGMIPGKDRAPAGLYSHPGPVGSPGMMMSMQGMMGPQQNIMIPPQMRPRGMAADVGMGGFSQGPGNPGNMMF; this is encoded by the exons ATGCATTCCAGTAACCCCAAAGTGAGGAACTCCCCGTCAGGCAACACACAGAG TAGCCCCAAATCAAAGCAGGAGGTGATGGTCCGTCCCCCTACAGTGATGTCCCCATCTGGCAACCCCCAGCTGGATTCCAAATTTTCCAACCAGGGCAAACAAGGGGGCTCCACCAGCCAATCCCAGCCCTCTCCCTGTGACCCCAAAAGTGGAGGTCACCCCCCCAAAGTGCTCCCTGGCCCAGGTGGGAGCATGGGGCTGAAGAATGGGGCTGGAAACGGTGccaaggggaaggggaagagagagaggagcaTTTCGGCAGACTCCTTTGAACAGAGGGAAGCTGGGACTCCTAACGATGACCCTGAAATCAAAG ACTGCAATTCTGCTGATCATGTGAAGTCCCAGGATTCTCAGCACACACCACACTCCATGACTCCTTCAAATGCTTCAGCCCCAAGGTCTTCCACACCTTCCCATGGCCTGACTGCTGCTTTGGAGCCAGCAAGTGGGCAGAAGACTCCATCCAAAGTGGTTTACGTCTTTTCTACTGAGATGGCCAACAA GGCTGCAGAAGCTGTGCTGAAGGGACAGGTGGAAACCATCGTGTCCTTTCATATCCAGAACATCTCAAACAGCAAGGCGGAACGAAACACTGTACCCTTG AACCCCCAGATCACTGCACTTCGGAGTGAACCCAAGCCCCtgccgcagccgcagcccccTGCCACCCAGGACCAGAACCCTCCCCAGAACGCCAAAATGCAGCCGACTCCACCCGTGTCAGCGCCAGTATCCAAATCCACTGGCCCCACGTGCCCCATAGATCAGGACAGTCCCAGCGTGGAAAGCAAAGTGATGTCTGTGGGCAGCCCTGCCAACTCTACCCCGTTGCAGACAGAAGGATTTGGGCAGAGTTCAACCCCCAATAATCGAGCAGTTAGCCCAGTTTCCCAAGGTAGCAATAGCTCAGCTGCAGACCCCAAAGGTCCTCCCCAGCAGGTGTCTGGTGGGGACCCATCTAATTTGGGTGAGAATCCAGATGGACTGTCacaggagcagctggagcatCGAGAGCGCTCGTTGCAGACCCTGAGAGACATACAGCGCATGCTTTTCCCTGATGAGAAGGAGTTTGCGGGAGGGCAAAGCGGAGGGCCGCCTCCAAATGCTGGTGTGCTGGATGGTCCCCAAAAGAAACCTGAAGGGCCGATACAGGCCATGATGGCTCAATCCCAAAGTTTAGGCAAAGGGTCAGGGTCTCGGACAGATGGAGGGGCTCCGTTTGGCCCTCAAGGACACAGGGACATGCCCTTTTCCCCAGATGAAATGGGGCCACCACCAATGAACTCCCAGTCAGGACCCATAGGCCCAGACCACCTGGACCACATGACTCCCGAGCAGGTGGCCTGGCTCAAACTGCAGCAGGAGTTTTatgaggagaagagaagaaagcaagagcAGGTGGTTGTGCAGCAGTGTTCCTTGCAGGACATGATGGTCCATCAGCATGGGCCTCGTGGGGTGGTCCGAGGCCCTCCCCCTCCCTACCAGATGAcccctggggagggctggggacctgggggtccAGAGCCCTTCCCTGAAGGCATGAACATGTCGCACTCTCTGCCCCCCAGGGGCATGGCCCCTCATCCCAACATGCCCGGGAGCCAGATGCGCCTGCCTGGTTTTGCAGGAATGATGAACCCTGATATAGAGGGCCCCAGTGTCCCAAATCCTGCTTCCCGGCCTGGGCTTTCGGGAGTTAGTTGGCCAGATGAAGTGCCAAAAATCCCAGATGGACGAAACTTCCCTCCTGGCCAGGGTGTCTTCAGCGGCCCTGGCCGAGGGGAGCGGTTCCCCAATCCACAGGGCCTGCCCGAAGAGCTCtatcagcagcagctggctgagAAACAGATGGGCCTCCCTCCTGGCCTGAACATGGAAGGCATCAGGCCTGGCATGGAGATAAACAGAATGATGCCCTCCCAGAGACACATGGAGCCTGGGAACAACCCCATCTTCCCTCGCATGCCAGTGGAAGGGCCGATGAGCCCCTCCAGGGGGGACTTCCCGAAAGGAATACCCCCACAAATGGCCTCTAGCAGGGAGCTGGAGTTTGGGATGGGCCCCGGCAGCATGAAGGGGGACATGGGCATGAATGTCAGCATGGGATCCAACCCACCCCTGGTCCCTCAGAagctgagggaggcaggagtTGGGCCGGAAGAGATGATGAAACTGCGCCCCGGCGTCTCGGAGATGCTCTCCTCTCAGCAGAAAATGGTGCCGCTGCCGTTTGGGGAGCACCCGCAGCAGGAGTATGGCATGGGTCCCAGGCCTTTCCTTCCCATGTCTCAGGGCCCAGGAGTCGGTCTCCGAAATCTCAGAGAACAGATCGGGCCTGACCAAAGGACTAACAACCGGCTCAGCCACATGCCGCCACTACCTCTCAATCCCACCAGTAACCCTAATAGCCTCAACACTGCTCCCCCTGCACAGCGCAGCCTCGGCCGCAAGCCCTTGGATATCTCCGCAGCTGGTCAGGTGCATTCACCAGGAATCAACCCCCTGAAATCCCCCACGATGCGCCAGGTCCAGTCTCCCATGATGGGGTCTCCCTCAGGGAACCTCAAGTCCCCTCAAACGCCCTCCCAGCTGGCAGGAATGCTTGCGGGCCCCACTGCCGCAGCTGCCGCTGCCTCCATTAAGTCCCCCCCTGTCTTGgggtctgctgctgcttctcctgtcCACCTCAAGTCTCCGTCTCTCCCCGCACCTTCTCCCGGATGGACTTCgtctccaaagcctcctttGCAGAGCCCTGGGATTCCCCCGAACCACAAGGCATCTCTCACCATGTCTTCTCCAGCCATGCTGGGGAACGTGGAGTCGG gTGGTCCACCTCCTTCCACAGTCAGCCAGTCTGCTCCTGTGACTCTCCCTGGAAATCTTCCCTCTAGCAGTCCTTACACAATGCCTCCAGAGCCGACCCTCTCCCAGAATCCCCTCTCCATTATGATGTCCAGGATGTCCAAATTTGCCATGCCTAGCTCTACACCGCTCTATCATGATGCCATCAAAACTGTGGCCAGCTCGGATGATGACTCTCCTCCAGCACGCTCCCCAAACTTGCCACCTATGAACAGTGTACCAG GAATGGGCATTAATTCTCAGAATCCTCGAATTTCAGGTCCAAACCCAGTGGGTCCAATGCCAACCCTTAGCCCAATGGGAATGACCCAGCCTCTTTCCCATAACAACCAGATGCCCTCTCCAAATGCTATGGGACCCAATATACCTCCTCATGGGGTCCCTGTGGGACCCGGCCTGATGTCACACAACCCGATGATGGGGCACAGTTCCCAGGAGTCTCCAATGGTACCTCAAGGACGcctgggcttcccacagggGTTCCCTCCTGTACAGTCCCCTCCACAGCAGGTGCCATTTCCACACAACGGGCCCAGCGGTGGACAAGGCAACTTCCCAGCAGGAATGGGCTTCCACGGAGAAGGACCTCTGGGGCGTCCTACCAACCTGCCCCAAAGTTCGACAGATCCAGCACTTTGCAAGACTGGAGGCCCTGGCGGTCCAGACTCCTTCACTGTTCTTGGAAACAATATGCCTTCAGTTTTCACTGatccagagctgcaggaggtgaTCCGTCCTGGAGCCACGGGAATACCTGAGTTTGACCTGTCCAGGATTATCCCGTCGGAGAAGCCTAGCCAGACACTACAGTATTTCCCTCGTGGGGAGGTGCCAGGCCGCAAGCAGCCACAGGGTCCTGGGCCTGGGTTCTCCCACATGCAGGGGATGATAGGAGAGCAGACCCCGAGGATGGGACTAACGTTGCCTGGCATGGGGGGCCCTGGGCCAGTGGGAACTCCAGATATCCCTCTTGGGACGGCTCCGTCCATGCCAGGTCATAACCCGATGAGACCGCCTGCCTTCCTGCAGCAAGGCATGATGGGGCCACACCACCGCATGATGTCACCAGCACAAACAGCGATGCCTGGCCAGCCCGCGCTAATGAGTAACCCCGTGGCCGCTGTGGGCATGATCCCAGGCAAGGACCGAGCCCCCGCGGGGCTGTACAGCCACCCGGGCCCTGTAGGGTCACCGGGTATGATGATGTCAATGCAGGGCATGATGGGACCCCAACAAAACATCATGATTCCCCCCCAGATGAGGCCCCGAGGTATGGCTGCTGACGTTGGCATGGGAGGATTTAGCCAAGGCCCTGGAAACCCAGGGAACATGATGTTTTAA
- the LOC132319726 gene encoding uncharacterized LOC128071544 homolog — MRDFPWAAGGTRLENAGAAGGKRPVQNQRGAKRKKASRQPALREAGGRKCFDAASGGTLPRGT, encoded by the coding sequence ATGCGAGACTTCCCCTGGGCAGCAGGAGGCACACGTCTAGAGaatgctggagctgcaggagggaagCGCCCAGTGCAAAACCAGAGaggagcaaagagaaaaaaggcaagcagaCAGCCAGCATTGAGAGAAGCGGGTGGCAGAAAGTGTTTCGACGCTGCCTCTGGCGGCACACTCCCCAGAGGAACTTGA